One region of Bacillus pumilus genomic DNA includes:
- a CDS encoding Maf family protein: MNQLILASQSPRRKELLDLAGFSYDIQASHLKEEINRNLSPAENVQWLAEQKANDIQRLNPKAVVIGADTIVAIDGKCLGKPKDKKEAAFMLQLLSGKTHQVLTGVTVQSENRKETFYEQTEVTFWTLTQNEIDRYIDTGEPLDKAGSYGIQGKGALFVQKIDGDYFSVVGLPIAKTVRVLETFGITPF, translated from the coding sequence ATGAACCAATTGATTCTCGCATCGCAATCACCTAGAAGAAAAGAATTGCTTGATCTAGCAGGGTTTTCTTATGACATTCAAGCAAGTCATTTAAAAGAAGAAATTAATCGAAACCTTTCCCCTGCTGAGAACGTCCAATGGTTGGCAGAACAAAAAGCAAATGATATTCAAAGATTAAATCCCAAAGCTGTGGTCATTGGTGCAGATACAATTGTTGCAATTGACGGCAAATGTCTTGGGAAACCAAAAGATAAGAAAGAAGCGGCTTTTATGCTTCAATTATTATCAGGAAAGACACATCAAGTCTTGACGGGTGTCACGGTTCAGTCAGAGAATAGAAAAGAAACATTTTATGAACAGACAGAAGTGACATTTTGGACGCTGACTCAAAATGAAATAGACCGCTATATCGATACGGGCGAACCCCTTGATAAAGCGGGAAGCTATGGCATTCAAGGGAAAGGCGCACTGTTTGTTCAAAAAATAGATGGTGATTATTTTTCCGTTGTCGGTCTACCTATTGCGAAAACAGTCAGAGTGCTTGAAACCTTTGGAATCACCCCTTTTTGA
- a CDS encoding prepilin peptidase codes for MIEIFLFLAGITMGSFLHLTGERLPVKRSILFPRSHCTACKQPLSLYEMIPLVSYAVWKGSCKHCGIRLSWLYPTIEMLSGGLFLFIYRIAGVSFESLFLVILCSLFVIAVVSDLLYMRVPNELFLFFFPLFVIYRTLEPLLIWWEGAASLIFCILLFSSLDYFKPNSLGGADMKLFSVLAFCFGFKPFLLMLFLSCIAGMVYAKVFSFRVNEPFPFVPSIAISFLLYLCGAPVLFLFG; via the coding sequence ATGATTGAGATTTTTCTGTTTCTTGCAGGCATCACGATGGGATCGTTCTTACATCTCACTGGCGAAAGGCTGCCAGTGAAGCGGTCTATTCTCTTCCCTCGCTCTCACTGCACAGCCTGTAAACAGCCGCTATCCCTGTATGAGATGATCCCGCTCGTTTCTTATGCTGTATGGAAGGGGTCTTGTAAACATTGCGGCATTCGGCTGTCTTGGCTCTATCCAACGATTGAAATGCTGTCAGGCGGTCTTTTTTTGTTCATTTATAGGATCGCTGGTGTTTCGTTTGAAAGTCTTTTCCTTGTGATTCTTTGTAGTTTATTCGTGATTGCTGTCGTGAGTGATCTTCTCTATATGAGGGTGCCGAACGAGCTGTTTCTCTTCTTTTTCCCTCTTTTCGTCATATACCGCACGTTGGAACCGCTTCTTATCTGGTGGGAAGGGGCGGCTTCTCTGATTTTTTGCATTCTTTTGTTTTCTAGTTTAGATTATTTTAAGCCGAATAGTCTGGGCGGAGCTGATATGAAGTTGTTCAGTGTGCTTGCGTTTTGCTTTGGCTTCAAGCCGTTCCTTCTCATGCTTTTTCTCTCATGTATCGCTGGAATGGTTTATGCAAAGGTCTTTTCCTTTCGAGTAAACGAGCCATTCCCTTTTGTTCCTTCGATCGCTATTTCTTTTTTGCTGTATCTCTGTGGTGCTCCTGTCTTGTTTCTATTTGGATAG
- a CDS encoding rod shape-determining protein, whose translation MFGIGTKDLGIDLGTANTLVFIKGKGIVVREPSVVALETDTKSIVAVGNDARNMIGRTPGNIVALRPMKDGVIADYETTATMMKYYINQALKGKGLFARKPYVMVCVPSGITAVEERAVIDATRQAGARDAYPIEEPFAAAIGANLPVWEPTGSMVVDIGGGTTEVAIISLGGIVTSQSIRVAGDEMDDAISSYIRKTYNLMIGDRTSEAIKMEIGSAQPDVHDEMDIRGRDLLTGLPKTISITADEIAKALRDTVETIVDAVKMTLEKTPPELAADIMDRGIVLTGGGALLRNLDKVISDETKMPVIIAEDPLDCVAIGTGKALEHIHLFKGKSKDNR comes from the coding sequence ATGTTTGGAATTGGTACAAAAGACCTTGGAATAGATCTTGGAACAGCGAACACGCTTGTTTTTATTAAAGGAAAAGGCATTGTTGTAAGAGAACCTTCGGTCGTAGCTTTGGAAACTGATACGAAGTCTATAGTGGCGGTTGGAAATGACGCGAGAAACATGATTGGCCGTACACCTGGTAATATTGTGGCACTTCGCCCAATGAAAGACGGAGTCATTGCAGATTACGAGACGACAGCAACAATGATGAAATATTACATTAATCAAGCATTAAAAGGCAAAGGGCTTTTTGCTCGTAAACCTTACGTGATGGTATGTGTACCATCTGGTATTACAGCTGTAGAAGAGCGTGCAGTTATTGATGCAACAAGACAAGCTGGTGCACGTGACGCATACCCGATTGAAGAGCCATTTGCTGCGGCGATCGGTGCTAACCTGCCTGTATGGGAGCCAACAGGAAGTATGGTTGTTGACATTGGCGGCGGTACAACAGAGGTAGCCATTATTTCTCTTGGCGGTATTGTGACATCACAATCAATCCGCGTGGCAGGAGATGAAATGGATGATGCGATCAGCAGCTACATCCGTAAAACGTATAACCTGATGATCGGTGATCGTACGTCAGAAGCTATTAAAATGGAAATTGGTTCTGCGCAGCCTGATGTACATGATGAAATGGATATTCGGGGCCGTGACCTTTTAACTGGTCTGCCAAAAACAATCTCGATTACAGCAGATGAGATTGCAAAAGCGCTTCGCGATACAGTGGAAACAATTGTTGATGCGGTGAAAATGACACTTGAAAAAACTCCGCCTGAGCTGGCAGCAGATATTATGGACCGTGGAATCGTCTTAACTGGCGGCGGTGCATTGCTTCGTAATCTTGACAAAGTCATTAGTGATGAAACGAAGATGCCAGTCA
- the radC gene encoding RadC family protein, whose product MLLKHLPHDEKPRERFIKYGPSSLSNHELVAILLRTGTKKESVLQISARLLQTFGGLRSVKEASIEEMSKIRGVGKAKAISLLAALELGTRLHHQTTDNRYVIRTPEDGANFVMEDMRFLTQENFVCLYLNTKNQVLHKHTVFIGSLNSSIVHPREIFKEAFKRSAASFICVHNHPSGDPTPSREDIEVTQRLFECGKLIGIQLLDHLVIGDQKFVSLKEKGYL is encoded by the coding sequence ATGCTGCTAAAGCATCTCCCTCATGATGAAAAACCGAGAGAACGATTTATCAAATACGGGCCCAGCAGTTTGTCAAATCATGAACTTGTTGCGATTCTTCTAAGAACAGGCACGAAAAAAGAATCAGTTCTCCAAATTTCTGCAAGACTTCTGCAAACATTTGGCGGTCTTCGCTCTGTAAAAGAAGCCTCAATTGAAGAAATGTCGAAGATTAGAGGAGTTGGAAAGGCGAAGGCGATTTCTCTTTTAGCTGCTTTAGAACTCGGCACTAGATTACACCATCAAACGACGGATAACCGCTATGTGATCCGCACACCAGAAGACGGAGCGAACTTTGTGATGGAAGATATGAGATTTTTGACACAGGAAAATTTCGTTTGTCTTTATCTCAATACAAAAAATCAAGTTCTTCATAAACATACCGTGTTTATTGGAAGCCTGAATTCATCGATCGTTCACCCGCGTGAAATTTTCAAAGAAGCCTTTAAACGATCGGCCGCTTCATTTATATGTGTGCACAACCATCCATCTGGAGATCCGACGCCCAGCAGGGAAGATATTGAAGTTACACAGCGACTTTTTGAATGTGGAAAGCTGATTGGAATACAGCTGCTTGATCATCTGGTCATAGGTGATCAAAAATTTGTGAGTTTGAAGGAAAAAGGGTATTTGTAA
- a CDS encoding SPOR domain-containing protein produces the protein MTVKKRQAKKQGLKVNINGKEEMVHEDDHQPPKQQEDQVTFSNWEEKRHSEQETAASQEDSSKPKEEDFQWDDAADHIYHSDPKVVTPYQKKKSSFDQKFGKNRGPFKRVMTTIVFAVVLGTGLGVFALSLSQDGTSNPSGGDISVSASGSGNQSSMKAGGDAPNAGTTDESKENKDEKSASGSLSTFVVQAGKFSSEKGADDLVGSLKDAGYAGKKVSMDDGYYVIAGLATEQGMTSAVGKKLIDQHFEAWGGKELSFQVPDELTSLIEKASVLSSKVIAGDEVDQKEVTQLISELESAKTEDAPAKSSLLKAVQLLNDPTAENGWKSQQALLDQLNT, from the coding sequence ATGACAGTGAAAAAGAGGCAGGCAAAAAAACAAGGGCTAAAGGTCAATATTAATGGCAAGGAAGAAATGGTGCATGAAGATGATCATCAGCCGCCAAAACAGCAAGAGGATCAAGTGACGTTTTCGAATTGGGAGGAAAAGAGACATTCTGAACAGGAGACAGCGGCTTCTCAGGAAGATTCGTCTAAACCGAAAGAAGAAGATTTCCAGTGGGATGATGCTGCTGATCATATTTATCATTCTGATCCAAAAGTCGTCACACCTTATCAAAAGAAAAAAAGCTCCTTTGATCAGAAGTTCGGTAAAAATCGTGGTCCCTTCAAGAGAGTGATGACAACGATTGTGTTTGCGGTCGTTCTTGGGACAGGCCTTGGGGTGTTTGCGCTTAGTTTAAGTCAAGATGGTACATCAAATCCTTCAGGTGGAGATATCAGTGTCTCGGCATCTGGTTCTGGAAATCAATCATCGATGAAAGCTGGTGGGGATGCGCCGAATGCAGGTACTACAGATGAATCAAAAGAGAACAAAGATGAAAAAAGTGCCTCTGGCAGTTTATCAACCTTTGTTGTACAGGCTGGGAAATTCTCTTCTGAAAAAGGAGCAGATGACTTAGTTGGCAGTTTAAAAGATGCAGGATATGCTGGGAAAAAGGTTTCCATGGATGATGGATATTATGTCATTGCCGGGCTTGCGACAGAGCAGGGGATGACAAGCGCTGTAGGGAAGAAATTGATTGATCAGCACTTTGAGGCGTGGGGAGGAAAGGAGCTCTCATTTCAAGTGCCGGATGAGCTGACTAGTTTAATAGAAAAGGCATCTGTATTATCATCCAAAGTGATTGCAGGCGATGAAGTGGATCAAAAGGAAGTCACGCAGCTAATTTCTGAGCTTGAAAGTGCCAAAACAGAGGATGCACCGGCTAAAAGCAGTTTGCTAAAAGCTGTGCAGCTCTTAAATGACCCAACTGCTGAAAATGGATGGAAATCTCAGCAGGCATTGCTTGATCAATTAAATACGTAA